TGTGGAGGTGCAAAGTTGGGTGCGTAAAGTGTGCGGGAATAACATGggcgcagcaagcacaggaccaggttaattggcgaaacatgggagagacATTTTGCCGGCCGCGGGTGAAATCAGGCTGCTGATGGTGCAACTGTACTTCACAATAATCGTTGTGGTTTTACATCCCGAAACCACAGTACGATTATGTGAGACACCGTAgcggaaggctccagaaattcagACTACCCGGCGACTTTTAACGTACGCCTAACTCTAAGCATGCGTAGCTTGAGCATTttgcatcgaaaatgcggctaCTGGGACAgggatttgatccagcgaccATCAGGCCAGAAGTTGGTAGACTGCACCACATCGGTGGTGTGCAACTGTGTGCATGCACATCAGTTTTGGcgatggtgaaacgtttttagcACGGGTCATTGAAAGCAGATGCAGATCTGAGACCACAGATGTCATTGCGAACGTGATGCTCGGCTTACGAAACGCTTACGGCTAGACGGTGACGCCGCAGGTTTGTCTTCCCTCCTCGAGATACCACCTGTCCTGACGAACGACTGCTGCGAACCGCAGCTTCAAGTGCCATTGCCTGAAGGCGAGGAATACCCGAGCCCAGACTCTTGTGACGTGGCCGTGATGGAAGCCGCGCCTCTGGACGTCTACGACGTCACCACTCCAGCGTTTACAAAAGCAAGGAGCCAAGCGAAGGCCACGTCGCGTAACGCCGCCAGGGAACGCAGCCGAGTGAGGAGCCTTCGAAGCGCTTTCCAGGCCCTGCAGAGTTCACTGCCGTCGGTGCCTCCGGACACGAAGCTCTCCAAGCTGGACATATTGGTCTTGGCGTCCAACTATATTGCACACCTGGGCGCTCTGCTTTCAGATGACGAACAGCCACAGAGCGATGACGTAAGTGTGGCATGAGTGCGCAGCTAACGACTGCCAATCACTCATTCTTTCACTGGCTAACTATAGCCTGCGGTTGCTAGTCGATTTTTCCCCATTGAAATACCTGTTATCGGCCGTTTTAGCCCTACAGGACTAGTTATTGAGctagtttcgcagaaattcctgtGTCGGTGTCATTGCTTGGCTGTGAGTTAAAGATAGAGGTAGCTGAATAATAAATACGCCATAAAAAT
This sequence is a window from Rhipicephalus microplus isolate Deutch F79 unplaced genomic scaffold, USDA_Rmic scaffold_787, whole genome shotgun sequence. Protein-coding genes within it:
- the LOC142795651 gene encoding uncharacterized protein LOC142795651 (The sequence of the model RefSeq protein was modified relative to this genomic sequence to represent the inferred CDS: added 138 bases not found in genome assembly), encoding MEDFLSLDFDMSDCSWKLWDGIEQEPCNFDGLLELDFVSDLGLCTSSSDDTSLGLSSLLEIPPVLTNDCCEPQLQVPLPEGEEYPSPDSCDVAVMEAAPLDVYDVTTPAFTKARSQAKATSRNAARERSRVRSLRSAFQALQSSLPSVPPDTKLSKLDILVLASNYIAHLGALLSDDEQPQSDDSSADDSPGREAESSNSRSYLHPVKKWPMRSRLYAGAKPYADDRSRRQAGDFATMKKSSKNAWRRQESRT